Within the Pseudomonas putida genome, the region AACGTCGCTGCCACGCTGACCCTGCTCGATGCCATGGTGCGAGCGGGGATCGAGCACCTGGTGTTCTCCTCTACGGCAGCCGTTTACGGCGACCCACAGTACATCCCCATCGATGAGCGGCACCCCAAGGTGCCGATCAACCCCTACGGGCGAAGCAAGTGGATGGTGGAGCAGATCCTTCAGGACTTCGACCGCGCCTACGGGTTGCGCTCGGTGTGCCTGCGTTACTTCAATGCGGCGGGCGCCGACCCGGAAGGATTGCTGGGTGAATGCCACGAACCGGAAACCCACCTGATCCCCTTGATCCTGCAGGCGGCCTCTGGCCGGCGCGATGCCATCACTGTGTTCGGCCATGATTACGACACCCCCGACGGCAGCTGTATCCGTGATTACGTGCATGTGGCCGACCTGGCGTCGGCACACGCGCTGGCGGTGGATTACCTGTTGGCCGGTGGCGCAAGCACGGCGTTCAACCTGGGCAATGGCCTTGGGTTTTCCGTGCAGGAGGTGATCGACACCGCCCGGGTCGTGACCGGGCGGCAGATCAACGTGGTCGAGGCAGCCCGCCGCGATGGCGACCCGGCCAGGCTGGTAGCGGACGCTGCACGGGCCAGGGGGGTGCTGGGATGGCAGCCACGCTTCGATTCACTGGAGCAGATCGTGCGGCACGCCTGGGAATGGGAGCTTCAATACCCCTGGCAATGAGGTGAGCGCAACAGCAAGCGCAAGCAAGGAGCAAGCCTGGTCAGCCAGCTCCTTGCATCGGCGATCAAAGACTCAGTAGTAAGGCCGCGGTTGCTCATCCGCCTTGTTCAATACCGCCCCGATCAGGTTCGCTGTCGCCAGATGATGCAGGCAGTCTTCGATGTCCTTCTTGCTGTTCACCCCGTTGGCCACCACCAGCAGCACACAGTCGAACTTCGGCAAGACGGTCAATGCATCGTCGGAACTCAACAGCGGTGGCAGATCGAAAATGCAGATGCGCGAGTCGTAGCGGTCGCGCAGGTCGCTGATCAGGCTGTTGACCTTGGGCGATGACAACATCTCGGTGGACATCGGTATCGGTTCGCGCGTCGGCAACACCACGAACCGCGGCAAGGTCGGGTTGACCAGAACCTCTTCCAGCCAGGCCTCGCCTTTGAGGAGCTCATTCAGCGCTTTGTCCATGGGCAGGCCAAGGCTGCTGCCAACCCTGGGTCGGCGCAGGTCGAAGTCCACCAGCAATGCGGTCTTGGTGGTGTGGTGGGCGATGCTCATGGCCAGGTTGACAGCCAGCACCGTCTTGCCCGCCTCGGGTGTCGGCGACGTGATCGCCAACGTCCGCCAGCCGTTTTCTTCCATGGCCTGCAACACTTGCGTGCGCAGCAGGTCGATGGCCCCGCTCATGTTCGAGTTCTTGTTGTAGGAGACGATCCGGTTGCGTTCCAGGTGCTCCGCCCGCAGCGGCACCACCTTGGTCTGCACGTAGTCGAATTGCCCCAAGGCTTCGGGCTGCTGCGGCACGAGCGGCGCCTTTGGCGTTTCAGCGGGAGAGGGAGAAACCTGATGAATGTTCTTTCCGATAGCCGGCGTAATTCTGTCCATCGCTGCGCTTCCCTATTCAAACCGAGCCATAGCTTTAAACAGCAAGAGGTCCAGTGGCATGTAGAACACATGGACGACCACCATCAGCATAGCAATCAGTAACAACCCGGCGATGGCCAGCAGCACTCGCCACTTGCGGCGCCTGGCTACATCGGCCTGGGTGGAAATGTACGGCACGGCCACCAGCACGCGCTTGCCCAGCACGCTTTCCAGGGCACCGACACCGCGGATACGCTGGTTGAGCATTTCCAGCAGCATCACCAGCCCGCCACCCACTGCCGGCGCCAACACCAGGCCCAATGCGACAATTTTCTTGCGGTTGGGCTTGACCGGTTTTTCCGGCATCAACGGTGGCTCCAGCAGCACGAAGCGCTCGGCCTTGTTTTCCTGCTCCAGGCTTTCGGTGATCTTCGCGCCCATTTCCTTGTTGCGGATTTCCTCGTACTTCTTGCGCGCGTTGTCATGGTCGCGCATCAGCGTGACCAAGCCGCGCTCCACCTGCGGAGCCTCGAGAATATCGGCCTCATAGCCTTCCATCTTGGCCGTCAGCTGCCGTTTCTGTTCAGCAAGCGATGCGATGCGCGACTGAGTAGCCGCCATTTTGGTGCGTACCCTGGCGGCGTCGAGATTCATGGCCGCCGCAGCGGCGATCCCCTTCTCGCCCGACGCCTTGAGCAGGTCGATCTTGCGTTTGACGGCCACCACATCGGGGTGCGCCGGGGTGTACTTGGTCAACAGCCGGGCATACTCGGCCTTGAGGCTGGCCAGGTCCTGGGGTTGGTCCGCCGCGGCAGGCCTGCCGCCAGCCGCCTGTGCGGGCACCCCCGCATTGGCAGCCGCCAGTTCCAGTTCCAGGTAACGCAGCTCTTCCTGGGCGGCCTTGTAGTCACGATCGACCTCGCGGAACTCCAGCTCCGAACGCGACAACATGCTCATGCGCAACTGCTGGTTCTCAGGCAAGGCATTGGCGTGCGCCTGCTTGAAATCCGCCAGCTTGTTCTCGAGTGCAGCCAACTCGGCGCCCAGCTTGTTCGCCTCTTGGGTAAGGAATTCAGTGGTCTCGGTTGCCCGTTCGGTGCGCTGCTTCATGTTTTCGTTGAGAAACAGCGTCACCAGTTCGTCGGCCACTTCCTTGGCAACTTCAGGGCGCTTGTCCTCGTACGAAACCGTGAACGCGACCGTCGCCTCGCCACGCCCTTTGACATAGGTACTGAGCGTGGCCACGGCGATGGCGCTGCGCATCTGCTCGATCTTGTCGGTTTCGCTGAACTGCCTGCCCTTGTCGGCGAACAGATTGTATTTGTCGATGATCTTCAGCAGGTTCTCGCGGGTCATGACGCGCTGACGAATGACCTCGATACGCTCATCGGCAAAACTGTTGTTGTTGGCCGAGACCAGCTCCGGGGAAATCTGCTGCGACTCCACCAGGATGGTGCCGGTCGACTGGTAAAGGGGCGGCACCGTGACGGCCACCCCGATGGTTGCCGCAATCACGACCACGATGCTCACCCCCAGCAACAAGGCGCGGTCCTTGATGATGGCGATGTAATCTTTAAGGGAAAGCTCGTAGTCCGATTTCATGGTGGCCACCCGTGCGAGAGTCAGATGTCGGGATATCTGTACGTCAACGTCAATCCGGCAATGGTCGCGTCAGCATCGGGCAAGCCGTCTTGCTGGCGCTGCTTGTACATCAACGAAAAACGCAGGTCCCAGGCCGGTGAGAATGCGCGGCTGGCCCACACGCCATAGGTTTGCAAGGTGTTTGGCGACACCCCTTTGCTGTCCTGCCAGGAGGCATCCACACCTACGCGGTCGACCTCGGTGACCAGGTAGCTCCAGCTGCCGCGCACCATGTCGAGCTCGGCGAAGCCGCCCTCGGCGTTGGCTACGGTGCTGCGCTCAGCGCTGAAGCTGGCGTCGGCACGTTCACCCCGGTAGAACAGCGACATGCCACCTTCACCGCGGCGCCCGCCGCCAGACCCCGTGGTCTTGTTGACGCCGACATGCACCTCGCCTTCGAACCGTTCGGAAAAACGGTGCCTGACGCCGATGTTCGGGCTGTAGCTGTTGGAAGACACTGCGGTGGTATCGTCCTGCGGCTCATAACGCCTGGCGTCGAAACCGGTGATGATGTCGGTGCGCTCACTCCAGGCGTAGGTCCACGTCGATGTGTTGTACAACTCGTCGTAACCGGTCAGCGAACTGATGTCATAACGGGCATGCGAATAGGTAAGGACGTTGGCCAGCGTACTGCGCTCGGTCACCGCACTGCTCCAGTTGCCCTCGAGCGTGGACATCCTCTGCGTGCCGTCGGTGGTGACCACACCGGTGTCCTGCACCGCACCGGACAGCGTGGAGCTTTCCTCGTAACGCGCCAGCAAACCGAAGCCTCCGGTCTGGGTTTCGCGCTGCCACCCCAGGCTCAACTTGGGGTCTTCTCGGTCATCGACGATCGACCGATCGGATGAGCGCAGCACGTTGACACCCAGGCCCAGACGCAACTGGTCGCGGTCGAACTGACCGATCAGGCTGTAGTCGGGCGCAATGATGGTACGCGTCACACCTTCCTCCTCGGACGTCAGGAGCAATGGGTTGCTGTCGTACTCGACAGACGTGGGCACCACGACTGAAGACTGCCAAATGGCGGCGTGAACCACCCCAGACAACGGCAACATCATCATTGCCGTTGCAATATGCGTTGGTCTAAAAATAGGCACTAGAGATTCTTATATATTGGAAGGGTCAAGGTACGACCAGCGTATCGCCAGCCTGAAGTTGGAAGTTGGTGGACATGTCGCGCCCAGAAACCAGATCCTTGTAGCGCACCGGCAATACCTTTTGTGACGGGCCGCTGCCGCGGATGACCTTGATGGCACTTTCGTCGGCGAATTTGTCCATTCCACCCGACATGCTCAGCGCCTGAAGCACCGCCGTAGGGCCTGCCATGGGCACCGGCCCTGGCTTGATGACTTTGCCTTGCACATACACAAGGTTGCCCGCCGTGCCAGTGACGACGACGCTTACGTTGGGATCGGCCAGGTAGGGTTTCAGGCCGGCGGTGACCTTGGCGGCAACCGCCGTGACGTCCAGGCCGGCCACATCGATGCGGCCAGCCAGTGGGAAGGTGATGCTGCCATCGGGCAGTACGACGGTTTCCTGGCGAAGGGTGTCCTCCTGCCAGACCGAAATCAGCACCCGGTCACCGGGGCTGAGCAGATACGCTGAATTGCCTTGATCAGCAACACTGCTGCCGGACCAAGCCACCAATACGCAGAAGATGGAAATCAGCAAACGCGCCATCAGGGATCCCTCCGGCCTTGCGGCCCAGGTTCAAGAGCACTGAATGAGAACGACACTAAACCTCTCGCTCCACTTCGCAGCCGTTATCGCGCTGCGACGGCCTCAAGCATCCAGGAGGCCCTGTTACCGCAATGCCGCTTCGCCTGCCACTGCCAATTTGCGCCTGGGGCGTCAGCTACTGGAATATAGCAACAGCTGTAAAATTGACAAGCGACTGATCCCGTCTTTGACCTAAACATCCCATATCTAGCGTCAATTCACTGGCACCACGGTTAAGTACTTCGTATTTGTAATAGCAACGTCCTCAAATTTTCTTTCTGTTGGCAACTGCGACAAACCCGATTACCGCAAACGCAAACACCCAGCCTGCCGTCGCCAGAGGAACAATGTTGGTCTGGCTCATATAAGAGTCAGCCGCCCGTGCCGCCCCGCTCAATAACACCAACAAAAAGATGGATTTGATGAACAGTGTTGAGCGCATGGTCCCCTCCTACGAAGAGGAAAATTTATTATGGGTTTTTTGGCGGAGGAATGAATCGCTGTTGATTTGAGCTTATGGGCACGATGCCATTACGTCAACGTTCCGACACCATAATAAATCTCAATCGGCCACCCCCTGATTAGTCAAATTTTCGACATGCAGAAGATGCAGGCTCTTTTGAGGGTGGCCAATCTGTAGCAACTCATTGAAATGGCGGAAAAAAGAGTTTTTCATCGAGACCCCCAATGGCTCGCTTGCGGATAGACACACCCACGCGCGAGTTGAACGATGTGTTTCAAAGACGAGAAACAGTGCGAATCATTGCGCTTCGCGTCACGCTTATGACGGGAAAAGATCGAGGGTACGTTCGACCTCATCGATATCGATCGTGAAGCCATCGCCCTGCGGCATACCGACCACAAAGCCGAAATGCTGATAGTCACGGTCCGTCAGGTACTTGTAGTAGCTGACGAAGCGGTTGGGCGGCTGCAGCGTCAGCAGCGAGCCACCTGAGCGCAGTACGTTGACGCCGTGAACCAGCTGGCTGCCTTCCACGCCGATCACCGTCCTGGCCCCTGCGCACGCCGCAACGATGGTCGGCACATCGCATTTGAGTGGGTCGATGACTCGAAAGCCACGGTGCCTGCGCAGGTGTTCGGCGACCTCGAGTTCATTGCGCATGAACCGCAATTCCCCTTCACAGCCGCGTAGAATGAACACGCCGGGGTGCGTCACAGGGTCCACATGCGACAGCAACTTGTCGCCCATGGCGCGGTAGCGCCGATGCCGGCTGCTGTTGTTGCTCACGTCATCGAAGAGCACCAGTTCCTTGAAAAAGGCGCTACGCAAGCGCAAGGGCTGCATGTCCAGCCACGCCTCGTAACCGGGGGCTTGAGTGAACAGTGGAAACCTGGCCGACGGTGCCGTGGTAACAGGGATGCCCTCGTTGCGCGCAAGTGTGTAGGTCGGGCAATTTTCCATCAACCAGGTACCGAACCACGTGTTGCCGTTTTGCGTGCAATACACGGCACCGCGCTCGATTTCGTAGTCCACCGTTACCCGCGGAAAGGTGCTGGGCTTCAACGACAGCCAGTGGGTGGCATCGTCTTTGTACAAAGCCCCGTCAATCAGCCATACATCCTTCAGCAGGTAGCCCCGCGTCGGGCCTTGCTGCGTAAGAATACCGCCGTGCATGGTGCCGGCGGGGTGAACATGCGGGAAAAACCGCTTGGCCTCCCAGCCGGTCACACGCTCCAACTGGTTGGGCAGGAAAAACGCCGGTGGGGAGACGGTGGTCTCACCGGGTGCAATGTCCCAGGTTTTAACCGCGCGCGTTTTTATGTCGATATCGGCTTTACGGGCAAGCCGCTTTCTCGCGATGTGTTTGTAGGCGGCCAGTGTCCAGGCAGTTTCGCTGGAGATCAGCGTCGAACTGAACTTAGAAATATCGCTACCCATGGAAAGCCCCTTTATAAGAGCGCCAAAAAAAGATCGCAAGTAACGTCCTTATCTAGGCCGGCCTTGACGCTGAGTTAGTTGGACAATACCCTTTCCATCGTGGGCGGTGATTTCAAGTTCGCATAGCGTTGACGCAAGTTCTCGAAGAACAATTCCCCCGAACTTTTAGCCCCATACAGGTATATTTTGTGCAAGCCGCCAAACACCATTTCGTGGTAGCGGCTGGCGAGCGCTTCATCACTGGACCCTTCCGGCAAACCGAGGTGCAGCGTCAACTTGTCGCCTTCGACCGCAAACAGTGGCGTGTCCCAAAGAAAACGCGCCACGCCCGTCTTGGGTAGGCGGATGAACATGTAAGCGTGGTTGCCGAGTGAGTCGATATCCCCCCCGCGCCGGCGTTTCCACTTCAATAACCCATCGTCCGGGCGCGCCAGACAAAGGCCGATGTCGTAGTAGTCGAAGCCATTGGCCAAGGCCCACTCCAATGCCATGTAGGTGGTGATGGAGTTGACCTCACGCAGTTTCTTGGCATCGGAAAACACGGCTTCGCAGTAACCGAAACGTAACGTGCTCCAGTAGCGCTTGCCCGCCCGGGTTATCTCACAGCCAAGGTGGCAGGCAACCACCTCGCCGTTCAACGTGATCAAGTCCAGGCGGCCGACTCCCTTGGCGAGGCGGAACACCTCCTCGGTGGGAAACTGCGCCGCATGAATGCCTTGCCGTGCGCTGGCATACGGCCGCAGCAGATCACGGTCGGCCATGGCAATTTCGTCGTCAGCCAGCGTTTGCCTCATCTCATAGAGCGGTCGGTTCTTGCGGATACTGCGGCGCAATTCACTGTCATAGCGCGCGGTGATATCGTCCAGCGAGCGCCCCAGCGGTACAACGGCACTCAGGTAGTGCGGAACGGACAGCGCACCGAGGGTGGGTAACTCACTGACGACGACGCGGCTGGGCAAGCTGCCCGCCGAGCCCTCGGGTTGTGGTGCCTGCTGCTGCGCCTTGCCGCCTATCAACAGCTTGGCCATCTCACGCTGTTGCTTTCGGCCGATGTACAGAATTTCGTAGGGGCTTTCCTGCTGCAGCCTGAACCGGGCGATCTCCCAATGCCAAAAGCACGCCCGCCCCAGCATGTCGCGTAACACGTTTGATACGGTTCTGATCTCGTAACGCAGCGAAGGCGAGATGAGTTTTCGAGCTACGGCCATCATGTGCGCTTTCATTTCTTCTTCGACGTCCTTTGAATTCAAACGGCCTTATCGGAAGAGAAGCGGGTTATTGCTCAAGACAGTGACGTAAGCGACTGATATTCCGACAACATTGCCCCTTGCCGGCCTAACATTCAGTAACAATTTAAGATGCAAGCCCGCGCATTAGCAAGCGGCGTTTTGCAATCATCTGCCTTCATTTCATGACGTCAATTTTCTTTCCTGCACGGTTCTAGTCATTAATTACTGCAATGGGTAGTTAACTACCTCACTGCTGCGCTGCAAACGGTGCCTGCTACCGGCTCTTTCCCTCATGCAGGTACCGACGATGACTGATCTCGACCATCACAACCCTCATCAGCAACTGATTCAGGCACAGCTACCGGCATGGGCCAGAACCCTGAGCCCTGAACACTGGCAGCGCTTGCGCGAGAGCGTGCTGCCCGCACAAGGCCTGGATGAACAACTGCCATGGTTCGCCAATGCTGCACCTGATCTGCGCGAAGCAGTGCTTGCCAGCCAGCGCCGGTTGGACAACTCGCACTACCAGCTGGCGCGCGCCTCGGCTGGGCTGCAGAACGTTGCCGAATTTGCCGAAGACTTGCTCGGACAACGACTCAAAGCCGAGCACCAACTCTCGGTGCCGCTGCGCAGTACCCAGCTCATCCATATTCAACGCATGTTCACGTTCGGCACCTACGTCACTGGCCACACAGCCACCAGCCTGCTCGAAGCCGCCCTGCACAACTTTGAACAGCAGCCTAGGTTCAGCCAGGACAGTGCCCTGGTACTGGCCGGTGATGCACAGTTCGAAGCAACCACGGTCGTCGGCCAGACCACCCTGGGCGACAGCGATACGTTGGTGGATATCGACCTGCCGTCCGAGGCATATCGCATCAAGCCGCTGCCGCTTTCCCCCAGCAGCTTCGCCAGCAGTTGCCGCGACCTGGACATTGGGCAGCGGTATCAGGAACACCTGCAGACGATCTTCGAAACACCCTCGAGCCCGGTACGCGCAGCTTTCATGAACACCCTGCGCGATCGCCTGCGGCTTGCCGCCGACATGGCCTTGCTGCGCCACACCATCACTGGCAACGGCCGTGACGTCATCGAGGCGCTCCTGGGCGATGCACCTCTGCCCTGCTGGCAGCCATCGCTGTTCGGCATCGCGCTGCACGAAGTCCTGATCATCGACGCTGGCAAGGCGGGGTTGTTGTTGTACCTGCCGGGTGATGAGCAGCACCTGTTGCAGTTCCCCGGCCTTGCAGGGGTGCATGCGCATCTGGCCACCCACTTGCTGCAAGCGGGGTACCGACGCGCTTTCCAGCGCTACGTGTCATCGGTGCAGTGCTATCGCTTCTTCGACCTGCTGCAGCAGAACCTCGACGCCGCAGGTACCAGTGCCTTGGATCAACAGTGGTCGATGCGCGAGGGCGCCGACCTGCACCTGACCCTTGCCCCCATCGAGGCGCCCCTGCTGAGGTTTCTCTACGACGACCATGTGGCACGCCTGAAGGCCGAGGCCGCAGCCCTGGCAGTGCCTAGCGCAGCGCTCGACCGGCAGGCGCACCAGCGGCGCATGGCCCAGTGGCAAAGCATCGGCCTGAACGCACTGATGATTGCAGGTTTCTTCATACCCGGGGTCGGCACCCTGATGACAGGGGTAGTCGCCTGCCAGTTGCTTGGCGAGGTGTTCGAGGGTTACCAGGCGTGGAGCATCGGCGACCGCCACCTGGCCTTGCAGCACATCGAGGCGGTCGGTTTGAACCTGGCTGCGATCGGCGGGTTGCATGCAGCAGGCAAGGTGCTGCCGAAGCTGTTCAACAGCGCGCTGATGGAAAGCCTCGAACCGGTGAAGCTGCAGGACGGCAGCAAGCGACTCTGGCGAGCGGACCTGACAGGCTACGCGCGTACCGAGCCGTTACCTGCAGAACCTGATGCCGACCCGCAAGGGCTGCAAGCCCATCAAGGCAGGCAGTTCATCCGCATGGAGGGGCAACAGTATGAAGTAGCCCAGCGTGGGACCGACCCGCGCTGGAGGTTAATCCACCCGACTGACCCCAAGGCCTACCAACCGTTGCTGGAACACAACGGCGAGGGCGCCTGGCGGGGGGAGCACGAGGTGCCCCAGGGCTGGTCCGACAGCCAGTGCATGCGGCGCCTCGGCTTGCCCGTCGATACCCTGGACGATGTGCAATTGCAGCAGGCCATGGTCATCAGTGGCGTGGACCGGGCACAGTTGCTGGCAGTCCACCTGGCCGGTG harbors:
- the galE gene encoding UDP-glucose 4-epimerase GalE yields the protein MKYLVVGGSGYIGSHMVKHLLAAGHEVVVADTVATGPAIEWVELDIADTHALDALFDDCHFDAVFHFASFIQVAESVSDPCKYYQNNVAATLTLLDAMVRAGIEHLVFSSTAAVYGDPQYIPIDERHPKVPINPYGRSKWMVEQILQDFDRAYGLRSVCLRYFNAAGADPEGLLGECHEPETHLIPLILQAASGRRDAITVFGHDYDTPDGSCIRDYVHVADLASAHALAVDYLLAGGASTAFNLGNGLGFSVQEVIDTARVVTGRQINVVEAARRDGDPARLVADAARARGVLGWQPRFDSLEQIVRHAWEWELQYPWQ
- a CDS encoding CpsD/CapB family tyrosine-protein kinase; translated protein: MDRITPAIGKNIHQVSPSPAETPKAPLVPQQPEALGQFDYVQTKVVPLRAEHLERNRIVSYNKNSNMSGAIDLLRTQVLQAMEENGWRTLAITSPTPEAGKTVLAVNLAMSIAHHTTKTALLVDFDLRRPRVGSSLGLPMDKALNELLKGEAWLEEVLVNPTLPRFVVLPTREPIPMSTEMLSSPKVNSLISDLRDRYDSRICIFDLPPLLSSDDALTVLPKFDCVLLVVANGVNSKKDIEDCLHHLATANLIGAVLNKADEQPRPYY
- a CDS encoding GumC family protein codes for the protein MKSDYELSLKDYIAIIKDRALLLGVSIVVVIAATIGVAVTVPPLYQSTGTILVESQQISPELVSANNNSFADERIEVIRQRVMTRENLLKIIDKYNLFADKGRQFSETDKIEQMRSAIAVATLSTYVKGRGEATVAFTVSYEDKRPEVAKEVADELVTLFLNENMKQRTERATETTEFLTQEANKLGAELAALENKLADFKQAHANALPENQQLRMSMLSRSELEFREVDRDYKAAQEELRYLELELAAANAGVPAQAAGGRPAAADQPQDLASLKAEYARLLTKYTPAHPDVVAVKRKIDLLKASGEKGIAAAAAMNLDAARVRTKMAATQSRIASLAEQKRQLTAKMEGYEADILEAPQVERGLVTLMRDHDNARKKYEEIRNKEMGAKITESLEQENKAERFVLLEPPLMPEKPVKPNRKKIVALGLVLAPAVGGGLVMLLEMLNQRIRGVGALESVLGKRVLVAVPYISTQADVARRRKWRVLLAIAGLLLIAMLMVVVHVFYMPLDLLLFKAMARFE
- a CDS encoding polysaccharide biosynthesis/export family protein, with product MARLLISIFCVLVAWSGSSVADQGNSAYLLSPGDRVLISVWQEDTLRQETVVLPDGSITFPLAGRIDVAGLDVTAVAAKVTAGLKPYLADPNVSVVVTGTAGNLVYVQGKVIKPGPVPMAGPTAVLQALSMSGGMDKFADESAIKVIRGSGPSQKVLPVRYKDLVSGRDMSTNFQLQAGDTLVVP
- the eppA gene encoding EPS-associated small membrane protein EppA, with the translated sequence MRSTLFIKSIFLLVLLSGAARAADSYMSQTNIVPLATAGWVFAFAVIGFVAVANRKKI
- a CDS encoding glycosyltransferase family 61 protein; this translates as MGSDISKFSSTLISSETAWTLAAYKHIARKRLARKADIDIKTRAVKTWDIAPGETTVSPPAFFLPNQLERVTGWEAKRFFPHVHPAGTMHGGILTQQGPTRGYLLKDVWLIDGALYKDDATHWLSLKPSTFPRVTVDYEIERGAVYCTQNGNTWFGTWLMENCPTYTLARNEGIPVTTAPSARFPLFTQAPGYEAWLDMQPLRLRSAFFKELVLFDDVSNNSSRHRRYRAMGDKLLSHVDPVTHPGVFILRGCEGELRFMRNELEVAEHLRRHRGFRVIDPLKCDVPTIVAACAGARTVIGVEGSQLVHGVNVLRSGGSLLTLQPPNRFVSYYKYLTDRDYQHFGFVVGMPQGDGFTIDIDEVERTLDLFPS
- a CDS encoding leucine-rich repeat domain-containing protein, yielding MTDLDHHNPHQQLIQAQLPAWARTLSPEHWQRLRESVLPAQGLDEQLPWFANAAPDLREAVLASQRRLDNSHYQLARASAGLQNVAEFAEDLLGQRLKAEHQLSVPLRSTQLIHIQRMFTFGTYVTGHTATSLLEAALHNFEQQPRFSQDSALVLAGDAQFEATTVVGQTTLGDSDTLVDIDLPSEAYRIKPLPLSPSSFASSCRDLDIGQRYQEHLQTIFETPSSPVRAAFMNTLRDRLRLAADMALLRHTITGNGRDVIEALLGDAPLPCWQPSLFGIALHEVLIIDAGKAGLLLYLPGDEQHLLQFPGLAGVHAHLATHLLQAGYRRAFQRYVSSVQCYRFFDLLQQNLDAAGTSALDQQWSMREGADLHLTLAPIEAPLLRFLYDDHVARLKAEAAALAVPSAALDRQAHQRRMAQWQSIGLNALMIAGFFIPGVGTLMTGVVACQLLGEVFEGYQAWSIGDRHLALQHIEAVGLNLAAIGGLHAAGKVLPKLFNSALMESLEPVKLQDGSKRLWRADLTGYARTEPLPAEPDADPQGLQAHQGRQFIRMEGQQYEVAQRGTDPRWRLIHPTDPKAYQPLLEHNGEGAWRGEHEVPQGWSDSQCMRRLGLPVDTLDDVQLQQAMVISGVDRAQLLAVHLAGEATPALLADSLERLTLAEQMPELGGAALTRIYQRTASAAEQRLCQAYAPLTPPLARRLLARLSPEALAAWHSQGALPAWLQQQAQQITRDLPLARALEGLYQPRLADSDSERLLLACIERHSGWPDPVRLEIRQTHPEGRLLAAIGAQQASERCVLLRSDLGYEVFKGERPVAGPLYRDAYQALYSAAPAKLKAAWGSAQALGEHTQHLAAAEREKWPLRLWGPQAKRPALRHRLRGGAPLSPQVPSSPFFDRSVPARLRRLYPSITQEQVERLQADWRNTMRSAETELQIREDALRQVRIDLDRWAAAVPRRRPAVRKVLNAWQQNSIRVLSTGQRIHALDLKNFELENSDLASLTLPTGLSHIADLDLSGNNALSELPAHWLQSLPQLQRLTLSRCRFDALPELRVPGNLQWLDLEHNRISWDARAQAALERLTGLRVLDLSQNPLLQAPNLQHLPGLGSVFMVNCGLTELPQGLERLESALIIDLSENQFQRLAPGFTLPVDTANALTLESPALGPHIREQIEEYYQLHGADLLVSDIDYQPLLADASARRLQLWTRVPMHYRRALRQLIDDAADYDDTLTGLESLWRRLERMDTDPAFRELALDSPASLLLDL